One Nostoc sp. UHCC 0302 DNA window includes the following coding sequences:
- a CDS encoding serine/threonine-protein kinase, translating into MNQSPLVSPSSRDLIANRYQLKQLIGSGGMGEVFLADDILLGGIPVAIKFLLRTVANSKMQEDFAREALMSAGLSQKSIHIVRAYDYGVSEKGKPFYVMEYLCGKSLKDLIPLQLPMFVTISRQICLGLQCAHQGIKIDGKVHPLVHRDIKPANILVVPDPILGQLVKILDFGIAKFLNNASTGSTSGEFHGTLPYCSPEQLDGEKLDSRSDIYSLGVMMFEMLTGKKPWQPETDYFGAWYKAHNFEPPQAIANVNPALRLPQKLNDLIMACLAKKASDRPQNIAEILQVLETLEQPKYSSLPPTIASKPIPNISLSSGLPLAVEQTCLQLAWPQDKPIQEIVFPLLLDTPQGSVAALWLMLPQQEIKKRALSIRYNQFIFATSPHPMLLWVTVLYNREITPKWLPCYLDMQNSKNRRLVQALAENERYPLIFFSMEAPYSCTKVLSSCIDPTQRRMLKNWLDQSQNLPRSNQSQLSKQLLKQQYQQMQPRILEHLESKSKAVVSSLI; encoded by the coding sequence GTGAATCAAAGTCCATTGGTGTCTCCGAGCAGTAGGGACTTGATTGCCAATCGTTATCAACTTAAGCAGTTAATTGGCAGCGGTGGTATGGGTGAAGTTTTTTTAGCAGATGATATTTTGTTAGGGGGAATACCAGTTGCTATCAAGTTTTTGCTGCGGACTGTTGCCAATTCAAAAATGCAAGAAGACTTTGCCCGTGAAGCTTTAATGAGTGCTGGTTTAAGCCAAAAAAGCATACATATTGTGCGAGCATATGATTATGGCGTAAGTGAAAAGGGAAAACCTTTTTACGTCATGGAATATCTATGCGGTAAAAGTTTAAAAGATTTAATTCCATTGCAATTACCCATGTTCGTGACTATCTCACGTCAAATTTGTTTGGGGTTGCAGTGCGCTCATCAAGGTATAAAAATTGATGGCAAAGTTCATCCATTAGTTCATAGAGATATCAAGCCTGCTAACATATTAGTTGTCCCCGATCCAATATTGGGTCAGTTAGTTAAAATTCTTGATTTTGGTATTGCTAAATTTTTAAACAATGCATCTACAGGTAGTACAAGTGGAGAGTTTCATGGCACTTTACCCTACTGTTCTCCAGAACAACTGGATGGGGAAAAATTAGATAGTCGCTCTGATATTTATAGCCTGGGTGTGATGATGTTTGAGATGCTTACAGGTAAAAAACCCTGGCAACCAGAAACTGACTATTTTGGTGCTTGGTATAAAGCACATAACTTTGAACCACCACAGGCGATCGCAAATGTTAATCCAGCTCTGAGACTACCTCAAAAACTCAATGATTTAATCATGGCTTGTCTTGCTAAAAAAGCAAGCGATCGCCCACAAAATATCGCCGAAATTCTGCAAGTCTTAGAAACACTAGAACAGCCCAAATATTCCAGCTTACCCCCAACTATAGCCTCCAAACCTATCCCGAATATTTCTTTAAGTTCTGGGTTGCCTTTAGCAGTAGAACAAACCTGTTTACAACTTGCATGGCCTCAAGATAAACCAATTCAAGAAATAGTTTTTCCCCTGCTTTTAGATACCCCTCAAGGTTCTGTGGCAGCACTATGGCTGATGTTACCTCAACAAGAGATCAAAAAACGCGCCCTTTCCATCCGTTACAACCAATTTATCTTTGCCACCTCTCCTCACCCGATGCTGCTGTGGGTGACTGTTCTCTACAATCGGGAAATAACTCCTAAGTGGCTACCTTGCTACCTAGATATGCAAAATTCTAAAAATCGTCGGCTAGTGCAAGCTTTAGCTGAAAACGAACGCTACCCTTTAATTTTTTTTAGTATGGAAGCACCTTATTCTTGTACTAAAGTTCTCAGTAGTTGTATTGATCCAACTCAGCGGCGAATGTTAAAAAATTGGCTAGATCAGAGTCAGAACTTACCCCGGTCTAATCAATCCCAGCTAAGCAAACAACTGTTAAAGCAGCAGTATCAACAAATGCAGCCCCGGATATTGGAGCATTTAGAATCAAAGTCTAAGGCCGTTGTATCAAGCTTAATCTGA
- a CDS encoding esterase-like activity of phytase family protein, which translates to MQLIKKTFTFRRIFYFFILILILIISLLFAFINLATNAVEVSEIKFIGEATFPTGLSFQKTEVGGLSGITYDEKNDLYYAISDDRGQKANTRFYTLKINLSKGSLQNNGVAPVSVTKLLNERGQSFPAGETDTEGIAFSNQATVFISSEGDAGKLINPFIKKFSVTSGQEITTLPIPNKFLPDKTGEQGIRNNLAFESLTITPNKKHLFTATENALIQDGPAAKPNLGTPSRILQYNLLTNQPEKEFLYKTEPVAPFFNLTGKFASGLPDLLALDDQGHFLSLERSFTGLGFAIFLFKVSLEGADNIHTIDSLLAVNAKNIKPVHKKLLLDLRTIDVLLDNIEGLTLGPKLPDGQRALILVSDNNFNSLQRTQILAFKLKIETPLIRLLRQFLPYISF; encoded by the coding sequence ATGCAGCTAATCAAAAAAACCTTCACTTTTAGGCGAATTTTTTACTTTTTTATTTTAATTCTAATTCTAATTATCAGTCTCTTATTTGCATTTATAAATCTTGCTACTAATGCTGTTGAAGTTAGTGAGATAAAGTTTATTGGAGAAGCAACTTTTCCGACAGGATTATCTTTCCAAAAGACTGAAGTTGGAGGATTATCTGGAATTACGTATGACGAGAAAAATGACCTTTACTATGCTATATCTGACGACCGGGGACAAAAAGCTAATACCCGTTTCTATACCCTAAAAATTAACCTAAGTAAGGGTTCGCTTCAAAATAATGGAGTTGCTCCTGTTAGTGTAACTAAATTATTAAATGAGAGGGGTCAATCATTTCCTGCTGGTGAGACAGATACAGAAGGTATTGCTTTTAGCAACCAAGCAACTGTATTCATTTCTTCAGAAGGTGATGCTGGGAAATTGATTAATCCTTTTATTAAAAAGTTTTCAGTAACTTCGGGTCAGGAAATTACAACACTTCCTATACCAAACAAATTTTTACCAGATAAAACTGGTGAACAGGGTATCCGCAACAATTTAGCGTTTGAAAGCCTCACCATCACACCTAACAAAAAGCATTTGTTTACAGCTACAGAAAATGCTCTAATTCAGGATGGCCCAGCGGCTAAACCCAACTTGGGTACTCCTTCCCGGATTTTGCAATATAACTTACTCACTAATCAACCAGAAAAAGAATTCCTTTACAAAACTGAACCAGTTGCACCGTTTTTTAATCTTACAGGTAAGTTTGCTAGTGGATTACCTGATTTACTTGCTCTCGACGATCAAGGTCACTTTTTGAGTTTAGAACGCTCTTTTACGGGCTTAGGATTCGCTATTTTTCTATTTAAAGTTTCTTTAGAAGGAGCTGATAATATTCATACTATCGATAGCCTTTTGGCAGTTAACGCTAAGAATATCAAACCAGTTCATAAAAAACTACTACTGGATTTGAGAACCATAGATGTGCTGCTAGATAATATCGAAGGTTTAACCCTTGGGCCTAAGCTACCTGATGGACAGCGTGCATTAATTCTTGTCAGTGACAACAATTTTAATTCACTACAACGCACCCAGATATTAGCCTTTAAACTTAAAATCGAAACACCACTAATCAGGTTATTACGTCAGTTTTTACCATATATAAGCTTCTAG
- a CDS encoding IS630 family transposase (programmed frameshift) has product MGARLRVFLTPEQDQTLLNLRKQDVPQKVKDRAEIIRLNAHGWYVEKIADHFDCHKKTVTKVLHQWQKLGTEGLWESPGRGGKPKWLEDDMIFLEECLRNEPRTYNSSQLALKLKTERNVEMSADRLRRVLKKGVDWKRTRKSHKGKQDPVARANKQADLDMLELAAATGEIDLKYLDESGFCMWSEPSYTYYFRGEQKRLEQTKRRGRRLSIIGLLQPLISFVYGLVIGGVDRKSYIEMMEKEAKQAQETGRISVIVQDNGPIHRCQEVQQLWKKWESQGLYIFFLPKYCSEMNPIELEWQHLKKDELSGQAFDDELDLAYAVINGVQARGKKNNHNTHRVKFSSRLST; this is encoded by the exons ATGGGTGCGCGTTTAAGGGTATTTCTGACTCCTGAGCAAGACCAAACTTTACTAAATCTGAGAAAACAGGATGTACCACAGAAAGTCAAAGACAGGGCGGAAATAATCAGGCTAAATGCACATGGTTGGTATGTAGAGAAGATAGCAGATCACTTTGATTGTCACAAAAAAACAGTCACAAAAGTTTTGCATCAATGGCAAAAACTGGGCACAGAAGGGCTTTGGGAATCTCCTGGGCGAGGGGGGAAACCAAAGTGGCTTGAGGATGACATGATATTTTTAGAAGAATGCCTCAGAAACGAGCCACGCACATACAATAGTTCTCAGTTAGCTTTGAAGTTGAAAACAGAACGCAACGTTGAGATGAGTGCCGACAGATTAAGACGGGTACTC AAAAAGGGGGTCGATTGGAAACGGACAAGGAAAAGCCATAAAGGAAAACAAGACCCAGTAGCACGAGCAAACAAGCAAGCAGACCTAGACATGTTGGAATTAGCTGCTGCCACTGGTGAAATAGACCTGAAATACCTAGACGAGTCAGGGTTCTGTATGTGGAGCGAACCTAGTTATACATATTACTTTAGAGGTGAGCAAAAACGGTTAGAACAGACTAAACGCCGTGGTCGCAGATTAAGTATTATCGGGCTTCTCCAACCTTTAATCAGTTTTGTTTACGGTTTAGTTATCGGTGGTGTTGACCGTAAATCTTATATAGAAATGATGGAGAAAGAAGCCAAACAAGCCCAAGAAACTGGACGTATCAGCGTGATTGTGCAAGATAACGGGCCAATACATCGCTGCCAAGAAGTTCAACAATTGTGGAAAAAATGGGAAAGTCAGGGTTTGTACATCTTTTTTCTCCCGAAATATTGCTCAGAAATGAATCCAATTGAATTGGAATGGCAACATCTCAAGAAAGATGAGTTATCCGGGCAAGCATTTGATGATGAGCTAGATCTCGCTTACGCCGTCATCAATGGTGTTCAAGCTAGAGGAAAAAAAAACAATCACAACACACATCGTGTAAAATTTAGCTCTAGATTATCAACTTAA
- a CDS encoding serine/threonine-protein kinase translates to MLQNKIDNIVGQKTESDIYLGKFLNNRYLIKDLIGIGGMGRVYLAEDTAKGGMQIAVKILSLSLANQHMSQRFAREIFIGAQLGRKSKNIVRVLNYGVTDDKTPFYVMEYLSGKNLKQILKIQTLTLSRFLEICYQICLGLQCAHQGISLKGEIYPIVHRDIKPENIFISKDDKQGEIIKILDFGIAKFLTERSGMTLTDSFIGSLPYCSPEHMEGRKLLDVRSDIYSFGVLMFEMLTGKHPFHTKSNSFGTWYQAHRFQAPPTVEEVNPQVKIPQDLQNLLMSCLAKEVGDRPQNISEILDCLENVQGQLESNIFITSDSIKPSSPVQLVPITSLSEKECLQKNWPKNKPVAPIGFPYLLTTTQGTIPTFWAMLPKQEITKFLDKKHSTEFVTKMNIYPMLLWVTVLYDSQLSLTRWLSYFLDMKDNKGQRIVQTLAEVGYYHLLLFSLEEPNRCSHVMTLSITANQRQQLTDWLALSQKSNNSLLPKQAKNILKLEYEKLKSETLQKLATQHKKEDIGLKVLLAKLFEVFFKLLSRQ, encoded by the coding sequence ATGCTACAAAATAAAATCGATAATATAGTAGGGCAAAAAACCGAATCAGATATTTATCTGGGTAAATTTTTAAACAATCGGTATTTAATTAAAGATTTAATTGGTATAGGAGGAATGGGCAGAGTTTATTTAGCAGAAGATACTGCTAAAGGTGGTATGCAAATCGCCGTCAAAATTTTATCACTCAGTTTGGCGAATCAGCATATGTCACAACGCTTTGCTAGAGAAATTTTTATTGGCGCTCAATTGGGTCGTAAAAGTAAAAATATTGTTCGTGTATTAAATTATGGTGTTACTGATGACAAAACTCCATTTTATGTAATGGAATATCTTTCAGGTAAGAATCTAAAACAAATTTTGAAGATTCAGACATTAACACTATCAAGATTTTTGGAAATTTGTTATCAAATTTGTTTAGGCTTACAATGCGCTCATCAAGGTATTAGCCTTAAAGGAGAGATTTATCCGATTGTTCATAGAGATATTAAACCAGAAAATATATTTATTAGTAAAGATGATAAACAAGGTGAAATTATCAAAATATTAGATTTTGGTATTGCCAAGTTTTTGACAGAAAGAAGTGGAATGACACTTACTGATTCTTTTATTGGCAGTTTACCTTACTGTTCTCCAGAACATATGGAAGGACGCAAACTATTAGATGTACGTTCTGATATTTATAGTTTTGGTGTACTGATGTTTGAAATGCTAACAGGTAAACATCCATTTCACACAAAAAGTAACTCTTTTGGTACTTGGTATCAAGCACATCGCTTTCAAGCACCACCAACAGTTGAAGAAGTAAACCCGCAAGTAAAAATACCACAAGATTTACAAAATTTATTGATGAGTTGTTTAGCTAAAGAAGTAGGTGATCGCCCGCAAAATATCAGTGAAATATTAGACTGTTTAGAAAACGTTCAAGGACAGCTTGAGAGTAATATTTTTATTACAAGCGATAGCATTAAACCCTCCTCTCCAGTGCAATTAGTACCGATAACTTCATTATCTGAGAAAGAGTGTTTGCAAAAGAATTGGCCTAAAAATAAACCAGTTGCACCAATTGGTTTTCCTTATCTATTAACTACTACACAAGGCACGATACCAACCTTTTGGGCTATGTTGCCTAAACAAGAAATTACCAAGTTTTTAGATAAAAAGCACAGTACTGAGTTTGTAACTAAAATGAATATTTACCCCATGCTTCTATGGGTTACTGTACTGTATGATAGTCAGCTTTCTCTAACAAGGTGGCTATCTTATTTTTTAGATATGAAAGATAATAAAGGACAAAGAATAGTACAAACTTTAGCTGAAGTAGGTTATTATCATCTGCTATTGTTCTCCTTAGAAGAGCCGAACCGTTGTTCTCATGTTATGACTTTAAGCATTACAGCTAACCAACGTCAACAACTCACAGATTGGCTAGCCCTGAGTCAAAAATCAAATAATTCGCTTTTACCTAAACAAGCTAAAAACATCTTGAAATTAGAATACGAAAAGTTAAAATCTGAAACACTCCAAAAATTAGCAACACAACACAAAAAAGAAGATATAGGATTAAAAGTTTTGCTAGCTAAATTATTTGAAGTTTTTTTCAAATTACTCTCACGCCAATAA
- the ftsH2 gene encoding ATP-dependent zinc metalloprotease FtsH2, protein MKFSWRVLLLWTLPALVIGFFFWQGAFANAPADMTKNAANTRMTYGRFLEYLDADRVTNVDLYEGGRTAIVEALDQDIENRVQRWRVDLPASAPELINKLKEKKVNFDAHPMRNDGAIWGLLGNLVFPILLITGLFFLFRRSSNLPGGPGQAMNFGKSRARFQMEAKTGVKFDDVAGIEEAKEELQEVVTFLKQPERFTAVGARIPKGVLLVGPPGTGKTLLAKAIAGEAGVPFFSISGSEFVEMFVGVGASRVRDLFKKAKDNAPCIIFIDEIDAVGRQRGAGIGGGNDEREQTLNQLLTEMDGFEGNTGIIIIAATNRPDVLDSALLRPGRFDRQVTVDAPDIKGRLEILQVHSRNKKLDPSVSLDAIARRTPGFTGADLANLLNEAAILTARRRKEAITLREIDDAVDRVVAGMEGTPLVDSKSKRLIAYHEIGHALVGTLLKDHDPVQKVTLIPRGQAQGLTWFTPNEEQGLISRSQLKARITGALGGRAAEEVIFGPAEVTTGAGGDLQQLSGMARQMVTRFGMSDLGPLSLESQQGEVFLGRDWTTRSEYSESIASRIDSQVRAIVEDCYETAKKIMRDHRTVCDRLVDLLIEKETIDGDEFRQIVAEYADVPDKQQYVPQL, encoded by the coding sequence ATGAAATTCTCTTGGAGAGTCCTATTACTCTGGACATTGCCGGCTTTGGTAATTGGCTTTTTCTTTTGGCAAGGCGCATTTGCTAATGCTCCTGCTGATATGACTAAGAATGCAGCCAACACCCGCATGACCTATGGTCGCTTTCTAGAATACTTGGATGCCGATCGCGTTACTAACGTGGATCTGTACGAAGGTGGTAGAACAGCAATTGTTGAAGCCCTCGATCAAGACATCGAAAATCGCGTCCAACGGTGGCGGGTAGATTTGCCAGCTAGCGCACCTGAGTTAATTAACAAGCTCAAAGAAAAAAAAGTTAATTTTGATGCTCACCCAATGCGGAATGATGGAGCTATCTGGGGACTTTTAGGCAATCTCGTATTCCCAATTTTATTGATTACTGGGTTGTTCTTTTTGTTCCGCCGTTCTAGCAATCTTCCCGGCGGGCCTGGGCAAGCAATGAACTTTGGCAAATCCCGCGCCCGCTTCCAAATGGAAGCTAAAACCGGAGTCAAATTTGACGACGTAGCAGGCATCGAAGAAGCTAAAGAAGAATTGCAAGAAGTCGTTACCTTCCTCAAACAGCCAGAAAGATTTACCGCTGTAGGCGCACGCATTCCTAAAGGAGTGCTGTTAGTTGGGCCTCCAGGAACAGGTAAAACTCTCCTGGCAAAAGCGATCGCTGGGGAAGCAGGTGTACCTTTCTTCAGTATCTCCGGTTCAGAATTCGTGGAAATGTTCGTGGGTGTGGGTGCATCCCGTGTCCGCGACCTCTTCAAGAAAGCTAAAGACAATGCCCCCTGTATCATCTTCATTGATGAAATTGACGCCGTAGGACGGCAACGGGGTGCTGGTATCGGTGGCGGTAACGATGAAAGAGAGCAAACTCTCAACCAGTTGCTGACTGAGATGGATGGGTTTGAAGGCAATACAGGCATCATTATTATTGCTGCCACCAACCGCCCAGACGTACTAGACTCAGCATTGTTACGTCCCGGACGGTTTGACCGTCAAGTAACAGTCGATGCACCAGACATCAAAGGACGTTTGGAAATCTTGCAAGTCCATTCCCGGAACAAGAAACTAGACCCCAGCGTTTCCTTAGATGCGATCGCTCGTCGGACTCCTGGTTTTACTGGTGCTGACTTAGCAAACTTACTCAACGAAGCTGCTATTCTCACCGCCAGAAGACGGAAAGAAGCAATCACCCTCCGCGAAATTGATGATGCTGTGGATCGGGTAGTCGCTGGGATGGAAGGCACTCCCTTGGTGGACAGCAAGAGCAAGCGCTTAATTGCCTACCACGAAATTGGACACGCCTTGGTTGGGACTTTGTTAAAAGACCATGACCCAGTGCAGAAAGTCACCCTGATCCCACGAGGACAAGCGCAAGGTTTGACTTGGTTTACTCCTAATGAAGAACAGGGATTAATTTCTCGTTCCCAACTCAAAGCCCGGATTACTGGCGCTTTGGGTGGACGTGCTGCTGAAGAAGTGATTTTTGGCCCTGCTGAAGTCACAACTGGCGCTGGTGGAGACTTACAACAGTTGTCGGGAATGGCGCGCCAGATGGTAACACGTTTCGGTATGTCTGACTTAGGGCCGCTTTCTCTAGAAAGCCAACAGGGTGAAGTGTTCTTGGGTCGTGACTGGACAACGCGATCAGAGTATTCTGAATCGATCGCCTCTCGCATCGATTCTCAAGTCCGGGCTATCGTCGAAGATTGCTACGAAACAGCTAAGAAGATTATGCGTGATCATCGCACCGTCTGCGATCGCTTAGTCGATTTGCTCATCGAAAAAGAAACCATTGACGGCGACGAATTCCGTCAAATTGTAGCTGAGTACGCTGACGTACCTGACAAACAGCAGTACGTACCGCAGCTGTAA
- a CDS encoding TM0106 family RecB-like putative nuclease: MLINAELLLQYQRCKRRTFLDIHGDRTQRDAPNELLAKLQQDKIAHQLSALAQITYHRPDYAYGKWETAEAATLELMQQGVEYIHQGVLLANYSEGYTLLSRPNLLIKQPGQSRFGEWLYVPANIELGKRPKQEYQVTAAFHAKVLGIVQEVAPETASLILRTKEKSYAVDLLKWTPQMQQILEEFIEVLESPDAPEVFISRQKCSLCHWYSHCYVIAQSEKHLSLLPGVTPIRYTQLQALDITTLESLSNTSPTVLENLLGFDSDIAPKLVVQAKSALEKRPFILPYPLPTEDITYTAPIEIYFDIEAQPDLDLDYLLGVLIVNRQTNTEQFHSFLAEKPEDEELIWQQFLDLVWQYPEAPIYHFCVYEFDTVKRLAKLYRTPHSSVRPVLSRFVDVYEQLTQSVALPVESYALKAIARWLGFEWRDKEASGAKCIYWYDQWLQTGDHSLIEMIQRYNEDDCRATLKVKEWFVNFVQNEYKLRLA, translated from the coding sequence ATGTTAATTAATGCTGAACTTCTACTGCAATATCAACGCTGTAAGCGCCGAACTTTTCTAGATATCCACGGTGACAGAACTCAGCGCGATGCTCCCAATGAGTTGCTAGCGAAACTGCAACAGGATAAAATTGCCCATCAGCTGAGTGCTTTGGCACAGATCACTTATCACCGACCAGATTATGCTTACGGAAAGTGGGAAACAGCAGAAGCGGCGACTTTAGAATTGATGCAGCAAGGGGTTGAGTACATCCATCAAGGAGTGCTGTTAGCAAATTACTCTGAAGGATACACTCTGCTAAGTCGTCCAAATTTACTAATAAAACAGCCAGGACAGTCTCGCTTTGGAGAGTGGCTGTACGTCCCGGCTAATATTGAACTAGGTAAGCGCCCGAAGCAAGAATATCAAGTTACCGCTGCATTTCATGCCAAAGTCTTGGGAATAGTACAAGAAGTTGCGCCAGAAACTGCTTCCCTAATATTGCGAACCAAAGAAAAAAGTTATGCGGTGGATCTGCTTAAATGGACACCACAAATGCAGCAGATTTTAGAGGAGTTTATTGAAGTTTTAGAGTCACCAGATGCGCCAGAGGTATTTATTTCCCGGCAAAAGTGCAGTCTTTGCCATTGGTATAGTCATTGTTATGTGATCGCCCAATCTGAAAAACATCTCTCGTTGTTACCGGGAGTAACACCAATTCGCTACACTCAACTCCAAGCCCTCGACATCACCACATTAGAATCTTTGTCCAACACCAGTCCCACCGTTTTAGAAAACCTCCTCGGTTTCGACAGCGATATAGCGCCCAAGCTAGTAGTACAGGCTAAATCTGCGCTTGAAAAACGACCCTTTATCTTACCTTATCCGCTACCTACGGAAGATATTACATACACGGCTCCCATCGAGATTTATTTTGATATTGAGGCACAACCAGACTTAGATTTAGATTATCTTTTGGGAGTTTTAATTGTTAACAGGCAAACTAATACAGAACAGTTTCATTCATTTTTGGCAGAAAAACCAGAAGATGAAGAATTAATTTGGCAGCAATTTCTCGATTTAGTTTGGCAATATCCCGAAGCGCCAATTTATCATTTTTGTGTGTACGAATTTGATACAGTCAAACGTTTAGCAAAGCTTTATCGTACCCCACATTCCTCTGTACGCCCGGTTTTGAGTCGGTTTGTGGATGTGTATGAACAATTAACCCAAAGTGTAGCATTACCAGTAGAAAGCTATGCCCTCAAAGCGATCGCCCGCTGGTTAGGATTTGAGTGGCGTGATAAAGAAGCTAGTGGCGCTAAGTGTATTTATTGGTATGATCAGTGGTTACAAACAGGCGATCATAGTTTAATAGAAATGATCCAACGCTACAACGAAGACGACTGTCGTGCCACTTTAAAAGTAAAAGAGTGGTTCGTCAACTTTGTTCAAAATGAGTATAAATTGCGACTTGCATAA
- the gltX gene encoding glutamate--tRNA ligase, whose translation MTVRVRIAPSPTGNLHIGTARTAVFNWLFARHHGGEFILRIEDTDLERSRPEYTENILEGLRWLGLNWDEGPFFQSQRLDLYKEAVEKLLDQGLAYRCYTTSEELDALREAQKARGEAPRYDNRHRNLTPEQRAAFEAEGRSSVIRFKIEDGREIVWNDLVRGKMSWRGSDLGGDMVIARASEEGTGQPLYNFVVVVDDIDMKITHVIRGEDHIANTAKQILLYEALGAKIPEFAHSPLILNKEGRKLSKRDGVTSISDFKQMGFTAEGLVNYMTLLGWSPPDSTQEIFTLEIAAKEFSFERVNKAGAKFDWDKLDWLNSQYIHNTPVDKLTDLLIPYWEAAGYKIDGGRTRPWLEQLVTLISASLTRLADAVSQSQLFFSDTVEFSDEASQQLKQEGSAAVLKEIVTALENQQPLSETAAQEIIKQVVKEQKVKKGLVMRSLRAALTGDVHGPDLIQSWLLLNQIGLDKLRLTKAVAEAS comes from the coding sequence GTGACTGTTAGAGTCCGTATTGCTCCAAGTCCAACTGGGAATTTACATATTGGTACAGCTAGAACCGCTGTATTTAACTGGCTATTTGCCCGTCACCACGGCGGAGAGTTCATCCTTCGAATTGAAGACACAGACCTAGAGCGATCGCGTCCCGAATATACTGAAAATATTTTAGAAGGACTGCGTTGGCTAGGACTGAATTGGGATGAAGGGCCATTTTTTCAATCCCAACGCCTGGATCTTTATAAAGAAGCAGTGGAAAAACTCCTAGATCAAGGATTAGCTTATCGCTGCTACACCACCTCTGAAGAATTAGACGCTCTACGAGAAGCCCAAAAAGCCAGAGGCGAAGCTCCCCGCTACGACAACCGTCACCGTAACCTCACCCCAGAACAACGCGCCGCTTTTGAAGCAGAAGGACGTTCTTCTGTAATTCGCTTCAAAATTGAAGATGGGCGAGAAATTGTTTGGAATGACTTAGTACGAGGAAAAATGTCTTGGCGAGGCAGTGATTTAGGTGGCGATATGGTCATCGCTCGTGCTTCCGAAGAGGGTACAGGGCAACCACTCTACAATTTTGTAGTTGTAGTAGATGACATTGATATGAAAATCACCCATGTCATCCGGGGAGAAGACCACATAGCTAATACTGCTAAGCAAATTCTGCTGTATGAAGCTTTGGGAGCAAAGATACCAGAGTTTGCTCACTCGCCACTGATTTTAAACAAGGAAGGGCGCAAACTTTCTAAGCGGGATGGAGTCACTTCCATTTCTGACTTTAAGCAAATGGGCTTTACTGCTGAAGGCTTGGTGAATTACATGACGTTACTGGGTTGGTCTCCTCCAGATTCGACTCAAGAAATATTTACCTTAGAAATAGCAGCCAAAGAATTTAGCTTTGAGCGTGTGAATAAAGCAGGTGCAAAGTTTGACTGGGACAAGCTGGATTGGTTGAACAGTCAGTATATCCACAATACGCCAGTAGATAAACTCACAGATTTACTCATACCTTATTGGGAAGCAGCTGGGTATAAAATTGATGGTGGACGTACTCGCCCTTGGTTGGAGCAGTTAGTAACTTTAATTAGTGCTAGTTTGACTCGTCTGGCGGATGCCGTTTCTCAGAGCCAACTGTTTTTTAGCGATACAGTGGAATTTAGCGACGAAGCTAGTCAACAACTAAAGCAAGAAGGTTCTGCTGCTGTTCTCAAAGAGATTGTCACAGCATTAGAAAATCAACAGCCACTGTCAGAAACTGCCGCTCAGGAGATTATAAAACAAGTAGTCAAAGAGCAAAAGGTCAAAAAAGGTTTAGTAATGCGATCGCTCCGCGCAGCTTTAACTGGAGACGTTCATGGGCCAGACTTAATCCAATCTTGGTTACTACTTAATCAGATTGGTTTAGATAAGCTCCGCTTGACTAAAGCAGTAGCAGAAGCCAGTTAG